The following proteins come from a genomic window of Nocardioides albertanoniae:
- a CDS encoding NAD(P)H-quinone oxidoreductase, producing MRAVVAEQPGGPDVLAVTELPDPEPAPGEVVIDVAAAGLNRADLLQRQGFYPPPKGASDVIGMECSGTVSAVGEGVDRWQVGDEVCALLAGGGYATKVAVPAGQLMPVPQGVDLVTAAALPEVAATVWSNVFMVGGLTPDETFLVHGGAGGIGTMAIQLASQMGARVLTTVGSPEKAELAKSLGAEVAISYKDDDFVEVAKVYGGADVILDNMGAKYLARNIDALNPEGRLVIIGMQGGTKTELDISSLLRKRAAVIATNLRGRPVEQKASICAAVVEHVWPLVESGGVKAIVQDRLPLAEAAEAHRLMESGTHTGKILLTTAG from the coding sequence ATGCGAGCAGTCGTAGCCGAGCAGCCCGGAGGACCCGATGTCCTCGCCGTCACCGAGCTCCCCGACCCGGAGCCGGCACCTGGCGAGGTCGTGATCGACGTCGCCGCCGCGGGGCTCAACCGGGCCGACCTGTTGCAGCGCCAGGGCTTCTACCCGCCGCCGAAGGGCGCCAGCGACGTCATCGGGATGGAGTGCAGCGGCACCGTCTCCGCGGTCGGCGAGGGTGTCGACCGGTGGCAGGTGGGCGACGAGGTGTGCGCCCTCCTGGCCGGCGGCGGCTATGCCACGAAGGTCGCCGTGCCGGCCGGACAGCTGATGCCGGTCCCGCAGGGCGTCGACCTGGTCACCGCGGCCGCGCTGCCCGAGGTCGCCGCGACGGTGTGGTCCAACGTGTTCATGGTCGGCGGCCTGACCCCCGACGAGACGTTCCTCGTGCACGGAGGCGCCGGCGGGATCGGCACGATGGCGATCCAGCTGGCCAGCCAGATGGGGGCGCGGGTGCTCACCACGGTCGGTTCGCCCGAGAAGGCCGAGCTGGCCAAGTCGCTCGGTGCCGAGGTGGCGATCAGCTACAAGGACGACGACTTCGTCGAGGTCGCCAAGGTCTACGGCGGCGCCGACGTCATCCTCGACAACATGGGCGCGAAGTATCTGGCCCGCAACATCGACGCCCTCAACCCCGAGGGACGCCTGGTCATCATCGGCATGCAGGGCGGCACCAAGACCGAGCTCGACATCAGCTCCCTGCTGCGCAAGCGGGCCGCGGTCATCGCGACCAACCTGCGCGGGCGCCCGGTCGAGCAGAAGGCGTCGATCTGCGCCGCGGTCGTCGAGCACGTCTGGCCGCTGGTCGAGTCCGGCGGGGTCAAGGCGATCGTGCAGGACAGGCTCCCGCTCGCGGAGGCCGCCGAGGCACACCGGCTCATGGAGTCGGGCACCCACACCGGCAAGATCCTGCTGACCACCGCAGGCTAG
- the mobA gene encoding molybdenum cofactor guanylyltransferase, producing MSEWDEWEPYAAVLLAGGRSSRLDGIDKSGIELGGRTMLAWALDAVVDAMEVVVVGDPVMTERPVTFVREDPRFGGPVAALLTGVDALLRPRAYVGVTAVDMPFLRPRTLSRLREAAFGRDGAVLVGPDGRRQLAYVLSTARLAEIRPDHEGQHGMPLRTLLADLELVEVASEGDEHRDVDTWTDLKSL from the coding sequence GTGAGCGAGTGGGACGAATGGGAGCCGTACGCCGCGGTGCTGCTCGCCGGGGGTCGCAGCTCCCGACTCGACGGGATCGACAAGTCCGGGATCGAGCTCGGCGGCCGCACCATGCTGGCCTGGGCGCTCGACGCAGTCGTCGACGCCATGGAGGTCGTCGTCGTGGGTGACCCGGTGATGACGGAGCGCCCGGTCACCTTCGTCCGCGAGGACCCGCGCTTCGGCGGACCGGTCGCCGCGCTGCTGACCGGCGTCGACGCGCTGCTCAGACCCCGGGCGTACGTCGGCGTGACCGCTGTCGACATGCCGTTCCTGCGCCCGCGCACCCTGTCGCGGCTCCGCGAGGCGGCCTTCGGGCGGGACGGCGCGGTGCTCGTCGGCCCCGACGGACGCCGGCAGCTGGCGTACGTGCTCTCGACGGCACGGCTCGCCGAGATCCGGCCCGACCACGAGGGCCAGCACGGGATGCCGCTGCGCACGCTGCTGGCCGATCTGGAGCTGGTCGAGGTCGCCTCCGAGGGCGACGAGCACCGTGACGTCGACACCTGGACGGATTTGAAGTCGCTCTAG
- a CDS encoding carbon-nitrogen hydrolase family protein: protein MSSWDTLSISLVQRASGLDPAANRALLAELTPPDSDLVVFPEVFARDFGKPGSDLSPYAEAQDGPFGTELARVAGERGATVVAGMLEISGDPDGRPFNTLLVRGGAKASYRKIHLYDSFGYKESDALVAGETEPVVVDIDGVPTGLMTCYDLRFPELTRRLVDQGAELIVLPAAWVAGPRKVDHWQTLVRARAIENTVFIAAAAQSAPRYSGHSMVVDPLGDVLVEAGDDDETVAATIERSVLEEARRTNPSLVNRRM, encoded by the coding sequence ATGAGCAGCTGGGACACCCTCTCGATCAGCCTCGTGCAGCGCGCGTCCGGTCTGGACCCCGCCGCCAACCGGGCGCTGCTGGCCGAGCTGACGCCGCCCGACAGCGACCTGGTCGTCTTCCCCGAGGTCTTCGCGCGCGACTTCGGCAAGCCCGGGTCCGACCTGAGCCCCTATGCGGAGGCGCAGGACGGGCCGTTCGGCACCGAGCTGGCGCGGGTCGCGGGGGAGCGTGGGGCGACGGTGGTGGCCGGCATGCTCGAGATCAGCGGTGATCCCGACGGCCGGCCGTTCAACACCCTGCTCGTGCGGGGCGGTGCGAAGGCGTCTTATCGCAAGATCCACCTCTATGACTCCTTCGGCTACAAGGAGTCGGATGCGCTGGTCGCGGGCGAGACCGAGCCCGTGGTCGTCGACATCGACGGCGTCCCGACCGGGCTGATGACCTGCTACGACCTGCGCTTTCCCGAGCTCACGCGGCGCCTCGTCGACCAGGGCGCGGAGCTGATCGTGCTGCCGGCGGCATGGGTGGCGGGGCCGCGCAAGGTCGACCACTGGCAGACGCTCGTGCGGGCGCGCGCGATCGAGAACACCGTCTTCATCGCGGCCGCCGCCCAGTCGGCGCCGCGCTACAGCGGTCACTCCATGGTCGTCGACCCGCTCGGCGACGTGCTGGTCGAGGCCGGTGACGACGACGAGACCGTCGCCGCGACGATCGAGCGGTCGGTGCTCGAGGAGGCGCGCCGCACCAATCCATCCCTGGTCAACCGCAGAATGTGA
- a CDS encoding biotin/lipoyl-binding carrier protein — protein sequence MSRRPPTTIAAEMVANVINVGVQPGDKIAVGDTVMLLESMKMEIPVLAETPGTVVAVKVASGDVVQEGDVLVELSV from the coding sequence ATGAGCCGCAGACCCCCCACCACGATCGCTGCCGAGATGGTCGCCAACGTCATCAACGTCGGCGTCCAGCCGGGAGACAAGATCGCTGTCGGTGACACCGTCATGCTCCTGGAGTCGATGAAGATGGAGATCCCCGTGCTCGCGGAGACGCCCGGCACCGTCGTGGCGGTCAAGGTCGCCTCGGGCGACGTCGTCCAGGAGGGCGACGTCCTGGTGGAGCTGAGCGTCTGA